Below is a genomic region from Fischerella sp. PCC 9605.
CTCTGGTGATACCCTTTGTTCTGTGGGCACGAACCTTTCCCTAGAAGGAATATTTGTACCGGAACCGGTAATGACGATCGCCATCACCCCGAAAAGCCAAGAAGATGTAGATCGTATTTCCAAGGCTTTGCACCGTTTTGTTCGGGAAGACCCCACCTTGCACGTCAGCACCGATCCAGAATCGCACAAAACCCTGATGTCGGGCATGGGTGAATTGCATCTGGAAATCTACTTAGAGCGGATGAAAAGAGAATACCACGCCGAGGTTTATGTCGGTGCACCCGCCGTTGCTTATCGCGAAACGATCGCCCAGCCTGCAACTTTTGATTACACCTTCAAGAAACAAACCGGCGGTGCGGGACAATACGCTCATGTGATCGGTCGCCTAGAACCCTGTGAAGAATCGTTTGTATTTGAGAACCGGGTAGTTGGGGGTGCGATTCCCACTCAGTTTATTCCCGCCTGCGAACAAGGATTTCGGGATGCACTCAAAACCGGATGGCTGAAAGGTTATCCAATTATTGGGGTGAAAGTAATTCTGGAAGGTGGTTCTCACCATCCTATTGATTCTTCAGAAATAGCCTTTCGAGTTGCAGCCAGACAAGGCTTTGAGGAAGCATTTGCCCAAGCAAAACCAACGCTACTCGAACCGATGATGTTGTTGGAAGTAGAGACACCAAGTCAATTTTTGGGACGCATCCAAGGAAAGTTGTTATCGCGTCGTGCCTTGTTGCTGGGTTCACAAACCAGAGACAATGACGTGGTGATTAGGGCAGAAGTACCCTTAGCAGAGATGTTTGGCTATTCTACAGAATTGCGATCGCTTTCCCAAGGCATGGCGACTTTTTCAATGGAGTTTGCAGAATATCGACCCTTACCAGAAAATCTACTCGGTGACGTGCGATGACATCCCAGCCCCCAAGTACATAACTCCGCGCCCCTGGTGCGCCTACTCTGCGTGCCCACCGAAGCTTTGATCGGAGGAAACCTCCGTACCCTTACGGGAAGTCGCTATCGCGCCTACAAACTTCTCTCTGCGTTAAAAAAAGTGAAGATTGGTGAAGCGATCGCCTTAATTGAAGACACAAGAAAAACTGAGGAAAATGGTAGCTTCCCTCAGTTAACAGGTGGAGGATATTTTATTCCTATTTTTCCGGCTCTAGCATCTTTTCGTACAAAACCTTTCCAGTAATATCGTGAATTTTTACTCTCAACTGACCTTGACGATTTACCTCTGCTGAACCAAAGGAATGGAAATTTGGAGGTGGTACATTTTGGGGAAGTTGTGGTGTTTCAGTTCCTGGAGCTGAGATAAATTCATACTTAGAGCCAAAACTGGGATCTAATTCATTGGGGCCGAAAGCACCCGCATGGATAGGACCAATGACAAACTCCCAGAAAGGATTGAAGTCTTGAAAAACTGCCCGTTCAGGTTCATAGGAGATGGCGGCGGGATAGTGTACATCTGCCGTAATCACAACGATATTCTTGATCCCTTCATCTTTAATGAATTTGAGCAACTTGCTCAACTGGACTTCACGACCCAAAACTTCTGGCAAACCTTGACCCCAGGCATCGCGATCGCTAGTTCCCCCCGTAACAATAGACAGAGGATCGTGAGACGAAATTACCTTCCAAGTTGCTTGGGAAGCCTTTAAGTTCTGTTTGAGCCATTCAAACTGTTCTTGTCCCAACATTTCTATACCATTGGGATTGCTATTTTCGGGGTTAGGCCCTCTATAAGATCGCTCATCCAACAGAAACAAATCGATATGCTTACCGTATTGATACTTGCGGTAAATCTGCTTACCCCGGATTGGATTGTATTCAAATAACGCTTGCTTGGCTCTCTCTGCTAGAACATCAGCTGACAATCCATTATAAGGTTCTTCAGTTAAAATCTCGCCTGGATACCAATTATTGACCGTTTCATGGTCGTCCCACTGAGAATAGATGGGAGTTTCTGCTAGAAAACGCCGGAACTTTTCGTCTCCCAAATTGTATTTCCAGTTCTCGCGAAATTCTTCTAGAGTGACAGCTTTAAAGTTCTTGGCCGGAGAGTTCACCCAAGTTCCACCCCCCACTTCTGCTGGGATTTCTTTTGTCAGTGGAATTTCGTTATCAGCGTAAATAATGTCACCCGCAAAGATAGCAAAGTCGGGCTTTAGTTTCCGCATCACATCGAAGATAACGTATCCTCCCTGAATGACATCACCATCATAGGCAGTAATCTTTAAGTTGGGGTTGCGACCCCAACCCTGACCAGCCAAATCTGCTCCCCAGACAAAACGAACAGGATGAGGTTGAACAGCAGCTGGTGCAGTCCGAAAACTGCCAGTTCCACCTGGTCGGATTCTAAACAGGCCTTGTTCCCAAAATACCCGGTAGTAGTAGGTTTGATTCGGGCGCAGTCCCACGATGTCAATTTTACCAGTGTAATCTGTGGCTATACTCACCTCAGAACCTCTGATAATTTGCACCGATCCTTGAAAGTTAGGCGATTGAGAAAGTTTAACCACAAGACGAGCATTCCTCTCGCCATTGTTACGCGCCCAGATAACTGCACTGGTATCAGTCACATCTCCCGATTGAACTGCATCACTTTGTCCAGATGTGAAGATAGCAAGAGCTGGTTCAAGCCATTTAGATCCCAGAATTAAACTGGCACTAATCGCGCTCAAAGCCAGAAATAAACGCCTATTTAACCGAGTTTTCATAAGACCTCCAAACGGTAAGGTTTCTAGATGGCAAAATCAGGCGAGAACTCTAACACTTGCAACACACACAGCTGTTTGTAGGGAGTGGAGAGTGGTAGGTTATCAAGATAAAATCTTTCCTGCTTAGTTTTTTACCTAGTTTCCCTACCAAGCTCTCTTTCACGTCAACAAAGCAAATTAGGAATAAACTCTCGCCCTCTGCTTCAGCAAGCTAGACATTTAGCCACGACGTTCCCAAGGACCCCAGATAGCAAACGTGATACCGGGGGTCTGAATATTTACAAAAAGTGTTTTACCGTCTGGTGAGAAGCAAGCACCAGCGAATTCATTGTCAGCTAATTGGTCTTTGATAGTGGGGTCAGAGCTATTTGCGAAGATAATATTCTTGGCAAACTGATATACTTCACCTTCCTGATTAACGCCCACAACATATTGCTCACCGCCACCGTCTTCGCACAAAAACAGGTCTCCAAAGGGAGCTACGGTAATGTTGTCGGGTTCATCAAGTAGTTCTCCGCTAGGTTCCGCCTCGATCAGTAACGTAATTGTCTCTGCCTTAGGGTCATAAACCCAAACTTGACCGTTACCTCGCGTACCATCTACAGCAGGCGGGCCTCCCTGAGTGGCGGTGAAATAAATCAAACCGTTACCATACCAGACTCCTTCACCCCGGAAGAAGATTGCTGCACCCTTGGATTGAGCTTCGTACCGGACTCCCAGCCCCTTCTCTTTGTTTTCCTCGTCAGGGTCAACATTATCAATCTTGACCCACTCTACAGACAATGGCATACCAACAGGAACTAACCCAACAGAAGCGCCAGGGTTATTGGGATTATTTGAAGTATTTAATGTCGGTCGATCTCGAATTTTTAACGCGTAGAGGGTTCCGCCTTGGGCTAATTGTCCAGGCTTACTCACTTTGCCTACAGCAGGAACGAAACGATAAAAACAACTATCTCCACGATCCTCTGTTTCGTAGATGTAGCCAGTCCTTGGATCTACCGCGATCGCCTCATGGCTGAAGCGTCCCATTGCTTTGAGAGGTATGGGATCTGCCAAACCTATTGCTGCTTTAGCAGGAACTTCAAAATTATAGCCGTGCCGCACAACACCTAAATCGCCCTTGTTGAAAGTTTCTTCACAGCTGATCCAACTTCTCCAAGGAGTTGGGCCACCAGCGCAGTTACGAATTGTGCCAGCTAGAGAGGCAAAGTGTCTGATTACCTGACGATTAGATCCTAATACAAGAGTAGTAGTACCACCCGCATTGATTTGGTCGTATTTCTTATCAGGTGGTGCGATCGCTCCATAACTGGTATTATTAAACTCCTTTTCATCCGGGTCTAGCTCGTGGTTCCGAACCAATATAATAGTGTTTTTGGGGCCAGGGAAAGCTGCCATACCATCATGGTCAGCTGGAACTAGATTACCATCACTCATTGGTTGCCCGGTAATTGAGAGCGCACGATAGTTGAACCTGGGTGGGAGTGCCAACATGGGTTCTTTACTTAAGTCGCCATAGATAGTGGTCGTGAGTTCATCTGCATTCACAGGCAGCTTAGGTTCTAATGAACCATAGCCAATGCCCTGTGTAACCTGACCACGAGCAACCCTTGCATAAAAAGCTTCTAGAGGAGAAAACATCGTCACACTAGCAGCCGATACACCAGCTAGTGTTAAAAATTTACGTCGGGAGAAAGCCACTGAACTCTTAATCCTGTTAATTACAAAACCTTTCTCCGTGAAAATCTACCAATCTAGGGTTAACACCAAGTGAAGAGGCAGTTAAATAAAAAGCATTTATTTAAAATTTTATTGATTTTACGCTTTATTTGCGCTATTTTAACGCTTTATCTCTTTATATATTTTAAAATTACAATTATACGCGCGTTATCATGTCGCGTGTATTAATTGAATACTTAATAGGAACAGATTTAGCTGATAGATAGTTGATTGTAATGAAGATATCATCGACAAAAACTACAAAAACCACTCCAGCAACTTTCAGAATTTGGCATGTTGCTATGGATTGAGCAACTCAAAATCCTTCATTATCACCAAAGTTTCAATATCTTGTTTCCACAATCCTCATGAGGTCATACAATAAATTTCTGTGAGTTTGCTTACATAAAGAATCCTAGAGTTATGTAAAAGCCTGTATCAAAGTTTCTGTCAAAAACACTAGAAAACAGAAATACTGAATAAATAATACAAGCTTTTACTTTCTTTGCGTATAATTTATACACTTATGAGCTTGAAATTAACAGTACAGTATTGATGCATAAATATAACTGTGACAAATCACTGAGTAAACTCTTTGACAAAAATATACAAACACCTAAATATCTAAACATGAGAAAAATACAGTCTTGAAATATGGCTTGACTTTGGATACATCCTTGCTGGAGAATTTTTCCGTTGCTTGAAGAAAACCACACACAATTTAAGTCTAAGAAGGCAAACTTATTTTTTCCAAAGGGTAAAATACTGAACTGGTACCCTACTCTATAGTGCTTGCATATAGGATACAGAAAAGATTGCCAAACTTTTCCACCTGATTCTCCAAGTAGTACAAGAACAAATTAATTGCTGAGATAGAAAAATATTCGCAACAAGTGTGAGAGATGTAGGTATATAGTTTAAAATCAATTAACTAAAATTATATTGATTCACTTGCATTCACAAAATATGTATAATGTTTTACTTGGCTTGTACAGATTTCCTTAAAATAAATGTTAAATTATGTTAAATTATGAAAGCGAATCCAAGTAATAATTTGGAATGAACACACTAAGGAAATTTACAAATGTCTAGGCAAATTTCTCATCAGAGAAAGTTTTTACGGGTTGTAAATGGCGGAGTAATGAGAATAACTGAGATTTTGAAGAAAACACTGGAATTTTGCCGCATTAGCTTATTAGAATCTGTACCCTTTTTAATTGCTTGTGCAGTATTTTTAAGCATTATTGCTCTCAAAAGCCCTATTTTAATATTCTGCTTACTCTTGGGCAGTTTAATCGCAGTAGTAATGCACCAAATAGGACAACATGTGCATCTGCCAAAAAAATATATTCTCGTGTTACAAATTTTAGCAGTAGCTGTTATTCTCAGTGCGTTTTGGTTAGACTATTTTGCAGCCCCTGCACAAGCGCAGTTTTTTAAGAAAGCTGAAGATTTTTTCACAAATACTTTAACACAAGGTGAAACAACAGGCGCAAATACCCAAGCAGCAGTAAGTTTAATATTCAACGTCTTACGCGCACTTTACTTACTCTATATAGCTGTTTCCTTGATAGGTGTTATTAATGCAGTTCGTAAAGATGAAGATTGGCAAAGTGTCGCTAGAACTCCCTTATTAGTCGTTGTTGCTGTCACTATTGCTGATGTACTCACGGGCTTTGTGATTGGTGATAGCAGTACGAACTAATTCATCTCAACCCAAGATGAAGGAAGAATAGCTGATAAATTCGTCATGTCTCAAGAGCCAGAAAAAGATTTTCGACCTGTAAATCAAATTTTGGGAACTCAACCTTCCTTAGGACCAATTCCTGCCGATCAAGTCCTGCCGTGGACAGTAATTGCCTTAACAGCCTACTTTATTATAAATGGCATTTTTGGAGGCTTTTTTAAAGATGAGTTTCAAAAATGGTTGTGGACGGCGCTAATTGCTGGTTGGGGAATGGCAACTTGGTGGATATTAACTGGTGGTAGGAGTTGGCGGTTTTTAAGTAAATTTATTGGTGTTCCTAATTGGACTAGAGGCTTTGCTCGTTATCAAAGCTTACTGGAAATTAGCCATGAAGCAAAAAATCGGAAAACAAAGCGTCGGCGTCGCCGGAAGCGAAACTAGATTCACACCCTTTGAAGATGCTTTAAATTTGGCGACAATGTTACGCGTCTCACTTAGCAGACGTGACATCGGCGCTTACATTTTGACAAAAGGAAACCAAAAAGACAGGTTTTGCTTCGTTTTTGGTTTCGATTGTCAAGGCATTCACACTACATTAAGACCGGAACAAATCAATACAATTTTTAATAACATTGAAGCTGGTTTAAAAGATATCCCCAGTGGCGAAAGAATGACATTGCATTTGGGGTCTTTTAGTTCAGACAAACAGCGCCAAAAAGAACTAGCATCTCTGGTTAAGCACGCACCATCACCAGATATAAAATATTTGCTGCTGTCAGAACGAGCAAGAGTGCAAGAACTAACTCGTGCTGGTATTCGCAAGCCAAAATTTTTGCGGATTTATGTTACTTATACAATTGAACCAGATACTACAAATACAGATGATTGGATCGAGAAACTTTTAGCTAAAGGTGAGTTGTGGTGGTTGAAATTCAAAGGTGATATCGCAGAAGTAGAAAACCAGCGGATCGAAACCATTATTAACAATGCATACAAAAATGGTTTTTGTCGCTGGGAACAGCTTTTATCTAACAAAATGGGATTAGATATCAAGCCTTTGACTGCGGAGGAACTTTGGGGAGAAGCTTGGAAAAGATTTAACGATACGCAACCAATAGAGATTCCGCAATTAATCACTTTAGATGAAAATGGACTACACGAACAAGCTTATTCAGATTTAGCTAGTACAAAATTACTGGTAGATAATATTCACAGTACAACTTTGCTAATTGAGTCAGATGTACCTTGTGCCGATCGCCGCTGGGTTCACGTTAATAATAACTATATTGGCGTGATGAGTTTTATGGAAAAACCCGGTGGCTGGGCAAACAAATCTTCTCAATTGCGTTATTTATGGGAATTGCTGGCTAGAGAGAATGTCATAGATACAGAGATTTTTTGCCAACTGACAGCAGCAAATCCAGCAATAGTAAAAACTACACTGCAACGAGTGCTGAAACAGTCAAATATGACGGCTCTTTTGGCACAGGAAAAAAGTAGAACTATAGATGTCAGCGCTCAATTAAAGCTAAGAAAATCGGTAGCAGCACAAGAGCAATTATATGAAGGTGCTGTGCCGATTTATGCGGGTATAGCTATTTTGGTACATCGTCCCAGTGCAGAAAAATTAGATGAAGCGACAAGATACATTGAAAACTGTTTTCAACGTCCTGCACGAGTAATTAGAGAAACAGAGTATGCCTGGAAAATCTGGTTGCAAACTTTACCAATAGTTTGGGAAGGTTTGTTAGCAAGACCTTTCAACCGTCGCCAGTTATATTTAACAAGTGAAGTACCTGGATTAATGCCTTTAGTGCTAACTAAAGGAGGTGACAGACAAGGCTTTGAATTGATCGCCGAAGAAGGAGGAACACCTGTACACCTGGATTTGTTTAACCAGCATAAAAATTTAGCACTATTTGCAACAACTCGTGCTGGTAAATCGGTATTGGTGTCAGGGATTTTGACTCAGGCTTTGGCTTATAATATTCCTGTAGTGGCGTTGGACTTTCCCAAACCCGATGGCACATCTACCTTCACCGACTACACACACTTTATGGAGGAGAATGGAGCCTATTTTGATATTTCCAAACAATCGAATAACTTGTTTGAGCAACCAGATTTGCGCTCATTAGATCCAGAACAACAGCGCGATCGCATGTTGGATTATGTCGCCTTCCTAGAATCAGCCTTAATGACAATGGTTTTAGGCTCGTCCAGCGAAAATCAACTCTTGTCGCAAACAGTGCGATCGCTCCTCAACTTAGCTTTAGGAGCCTTCTTTACTGATGAAGGTATCAAAGAGCGATATAAACTAGCAATAGCTGGAGGATTCGGTAGCCCAGCCTGGCAGAAAACCCCGACTTTAAGAGACTTTCTGTATTTCTGTTCGCCAGAACACTTGGAGTTAGATTCCATCGGAGGTAGGGTTGAAGATGCTCTCAGTCAAATTCACCTACGCTTGCGATTTTGGCTTTCTAGCCGAGTAGGTAAAGCAATTTCTGCACCCTCTAGCTTTCCCACCGATGCCCAACTTTTAGTATTTGCTCTGAGAAACTTATCAGATAGTGAAGACGCAGCAGTGCTATCGTTGAGTGCCTATTCAGCAGCATTACGACGCGCATTAAGCAGTCCAGCTTCCATATTCTTCATCGACGAAGCACCGATTCTATTTGAATTTGACCAAATTTCTGACTTAGTAGGTAGAATTTGTGCCAACGGTGCAAAAGCAGGAATTAGAGTTATATTATCGGCACAAGACCCCGATACAATTGCCAAATCCAAAGCAGCATCGAAAATTTTGCAAAACTTGACCACACGATTAATTGGTCGGATTCAGCCAGTTGCGGTTGATAGTTTCACAAGTATTTTAAAATATCCTCGCGAAGTTATTGCTCGCAATGCGACTGAAAGCTTTTTTCCACGTAGAGAGGGTATATATAGCCAATGGCTGTTAGATGATAACGGAATTTATACCTTTTGCCGCTACTACCCAGGTTACGAACAATTGGCAGTAGTTGCTAACAATCCCCAAGAACAAACTGCACGTCAAAAAACTATGCAAGAATATAACGATAAATATGAAGCAGTTTCTGTATTTGCACGTCAGCTAGTAGCATCACTGCGCGGTGGTGTATAGCGGAGGATAAATTAATGATTTTAAAAATTTGGCATAAAGTTTTTTAATACCATAAATGAACACAGATAATTAATCTGTGTTTATCTGTGTGCATCTGTATTCGCATTTCCAAAACTCTATTTTGCTATCAAAAAAGCTTAACATAAGTAAGTTAGTGGAAATAAATCAAGCTATGTTACGAAACATCAATATGCTTGAAACCTTTACCAATGACCAATGACTAATGACGACCTTAACTAGTTAGCTTTATTTGTACCGACCTACTTAGCACACAACTTCGTCTAGCTTTTTAGGAATATATTTATGCGAAAAACAACTTTGCTCACACTTTCTCTGACATGCTTAATCATGCTACCAGCAACGGCAGAATTAGGCAAGGTTTGGACTGATTTTCAGTCTTATGCAGGAGACTTACAAGACTATCTCAAAAATAATCTCACCGATACATTACAACCATTAGAAGCAGACACTCAAACCGCGATTGATAACTCTACAGGAGATTTGAACATACCTAACCCAAACGCAGCAGGAGAAAGCATTCGCGATAGCATGACTTGGTATTATGTCACGGATAAATTCGATAATAATTCCACTGTGAGAGCAAATTTAGTTAGTAATGAAATCAACCGCCTAATTACTCGGGGTGCAGTGGCTGGTGTTATGGGTGCAAATGGGCAAAGCACCTTAAGAGAGAAGTTAAAAGCAACTGAGGACTCCCTAGATAGAATTGAAAGTTCAAAAAGTTTTGTAGAAGAAATTTTAGAAAATTTAAAAAGTACAATTACCGATCTCGCTAATCCAGCATCAAGATTGGGTTTAAATCAAGCTGATCTACAGGCACAAAATATTAATATTCAACAAGAACAAGCCAAAATGATCGGAGAAACACTTGGTCAGACAGTGCAGACAAATCAGTTTTTGCAATACTCCAATTTAAATTTAGCGAATATTTCCCAGCAGGTAGAAGAAACAAATCGTGCTCGCAGGGTAGATACATCAGCAGAGGCGGCGCGATTGTTACGAAACACTTCGCAAATAGATTTATTCGGCAGACAATTTGAAGAATAGATTCAACAATAAGTAGGTCAGCACAAATAAAGTTAACTCGTTATGGTCGTCATTTGTCATTGATAAAAGTTTCAGCATGATTACATGTCTTGACAAACTTAAGTTATCCTACTTCCTTTTTACAAAATAAATGCCCATGAACTCCGTTAACAACAAATAAATGAACGTTTTTTTTCTTCCTTTCAAAATTGTTGCCGAAATAGGTGTCCCTGAGATTCTCGATAATGGTGTTACAACTGCCAAAAGTATTTCAGAAAGCTGGGACAATCAATGGTTGGATTTATT
It encodes:
- a CDS encoding alkaline phosphatase PhoX, whose protein sequence is MAFSRRKFLTLAGVSAASVTMFSPLEAFYARVARGQVTQGIGYGSLEPKLPVNADELTTTIYGDLSKEPMLALPPRFNYRALSITGQPMSDGNLVPADHDGMAAFPGPKNTIILVRNHELDPDEKEFNNTSYGAIAPPDKKYDQINAGGTTTLVLGSNRQVIRHFASLAGTIRNCAGGPTPWRSWISCEETFNKGDLGVVRHGYNFEVPAKAAIGLADPIPLKAMGRFSHEAIAVDPRTGYIYETEDRGDSCFYRFVPAVGKVSKPGQLAQGGTLYALKIRDRPTLNTSNNPNNPGASVGLVPVGMPLSVEWVKIDNVDPDEENKEKGLGVRYEAQSKGAAIFFRGEGVWYGNGLIYFTATQGGPPAVDGTRGNGQVWVYDPKAETITLLIEAEPSGELLDEPDNITVAPFGDLFLCEDGGGEQYVVGVNQEGEVYQFAKNIIFANSSDPTIKDQLADNEFAGACFSPDGKTLFVNIQTPGITFAIWGPWERRG
- a CDS encoding alkaline phosphatase D family protein encodes the protein MKTRLNRRLFLALSAISASLILGSKWLEPALAIFTSGQSDAVQSGDVTDTSAVIWARNNGERNARLVVKLSQSPNFQGSVQIIRGSEVSIATDYTGKIDIVGLRPNQTYYYRVFWEQGLFRIRPGGTGSFRTAPAAVQPHPVRFVWGADLAGQGWGRNPNLKITAYDGDVIQGGYVIFDVMRKLKPDFAIFAGDIIYADNEIPLTKEIPAEVGGGTWVNSPAKNFKAVTLEEFRENWKYNLGDEKFRRFLAETPIYSQWDDHETVNNWYPGEILTEEPYNGLSADVLAERAKQALFEYNPIRGKQIYRKYQYGKHIDLFLLDERSYRGPNPENSNPNGIEMLGQEQFEWLKQNLKASQATWKVISSHDPLSIVTGGTSDRDAWGQGLPEVLGREVQLSKLLKFIKDEGIKNIVVITADVHYPAAISYEPERAVFQDFNPFWEFVIGPIHAGAFGPNELDPSFGSKYEFISAPGTETPQLPQNVPPPNFHSFGSAEVNRQGQLRVKIHDITGKVLYEKMLEPEK